Proteins from a genomic interval of Paenibacillus sp. RC334:
- the speE gene encoding polyamine aminopropyltransferase: protein MDLWFTEKQTPSFGITAKIKQTYVSEKTEFQDLAMIETEEFGNMLVLDGMVMTTVKDEFVYHEMVAHPALNTHPNPKKVLVVGGGDGGVIREVIKHPEVEKAVLVEIDGKVIEYSKQYLPEIAGKLDEPNVEVLVNDGYMHIIEHKNEYDVIMVDSTEPVGPAAPLFERGFYQGIFEALKEDGIFVAQSDNPWFKADLIQKVNKDVKEIFPIVRVYGANIPTYPSGLWTFTLGSKKYDPLEIDEAQIPEMDTRYYSPRLHKAAFVLPKFVEDLTK from the coding sequence ATGGATTTGTGGTTTACAGAGAAGCAAACTCCCTCTTTCGGCATTACAGCAAAAATCAAACAAACGTATGTCTCTGAGAAAACGGAGTTTCAGGATCTGGCGATGATCGAGACAGAGGAATTCGGCAACATGCTTGTACTGGATGGTATGGTAATGACTACCGTGAAGGATGAATTCGTATATCACGAAATGGTAGCACATCCCGCTTTGAATACCCATCCGAATCCGAAAAAGGTTCTGGTTGTGGGCGGCGGCGATGGCGGAGTTATTCGTGAGGTTATCAAGCATCCTGAGGTGGAAAAGGCTGTGCTGGTTGAGATCGATGGCAAGGTGATCGAATATTCCAAACAATATTTGCCCGAAATCGCCGGGAAGCTGGATGAGCCCAACGTAGAAGTACTGGTTAATGATGGATACATGCACATTATTGAGCATAAAAATGAATACGACGTGATTATGGTCGATTCAACAGAGCCGGTCGGTCCGGCAGCACCGTTGTTCGAGCGCGGGTTTTACCAAGGTATTTTTGAAGCGCTGAAGGAAGATGGTATTTTCGTGGCGCAGTCGGACAACCCTTGGTTCAAGGCTGACTTGATTCAGAAGGTCAACAAAGATGTGAAGGAGATTTTCCCGATTGTACGTGTGTACGGTGCGAATATTCCAACCTATCCGAGTGGTCTCTGGACATTCACGCTGGGGAGCAAGAAGTATGATCCGCTGGAAATAGACGAGGCACAAATTCCAGAGATGGATACTCGGTATTACAGTCCCCGTTTACACAAAGCGGCGTTTGTATTGCCTAAATTTGTGGAGGATTTAACGAAGTAG
- a CDS encoding MFS transporter, producing the protein MIRRSFYYLWGSQTISNVADIIYMLSVVVLVFSSSNSLMTTILIPLFRLSAQVLSGLVAPIVLGRFRLTRILLFSQFGQFVIFTLLLLYLWITPDQRSFLFIFVMVFGMSFLDGWTNPARNALVPRLATGEGLMRANGMVAVSDQVVKCAGWALSGIIVAWLGSLNTLVIASCCYLVAVTVTSFIRDPLDQKELSPESSEFATSGSETAKAKEKGSHWKELGEGWQIIWHNRRIRSLMIVDSVDTIGGTSWLGVFILAYVTQVLHQDASWWGFMNASFFSGTILGGLLVVGLVKRLQRNSFLYMLGALLVYVLITVVFALNTIPVAALVLFAVSGLPVQMAGIIRRTLLQTSAPAAQLPKVMAGIDVLTNLAFGLSLLFLGWYADRFGMVQVYLLAAAMTTIAVLIGWFYRRDFQESEQIDHPTATGAGI; encoded by the coding sequence TTGATCAGACGCTCTTTTTATTACCTGTGGGGGTCTCAGACGATCTCCAACGTAGCAGATATCATCTACATGTTGAGTGTAGTGGTATTGGTGTTCAGCTCAAGTAATTCTTTAATGACGACCATTTTGATTCCGCTCTTCCGATTGTCTGCCCAAGTGCTTAGCGGGCTCGTTGCACCGATAGTCCTCGGCCGATTTCGACTGACGCGTATTTTGCTATTTTCCCAATTTGGGCAGTTTGTCATCTTTACGCTGTTGCTGCTTTATTTGTGGATCACGCCTGATCAGAGGTCGTTTCTGTTCATTTTCGTGATGGTGTTTGGTATGTCATTTCTGGATGGCTGGACCAACCCGGCACGTAATGCGCTTGTACCCCGATTGGCAACCGGCGAAGGACTGATGCGTGCCAACGGCATGGTGGCGGTCAGTGATCAAGTGGTTAAATGTGCAGGCTGGGCGTTGAGTGGAATTATTGTGGCATGGCTCGGTTCCCTGAATACGCTTGTGATCGCATCCTGTTGTTATTTGGTGGCTGTAACTGTTACTTCATTCATTCGTGATCCGCTGGATCAAAAGGAATTAAGCCCCGAATCTTCAGAGTTTGCCACGAGCGGGTCAGAAACAGCAAAAGCAAAGGAAAAAGGCTCTCACTGGAAGGAGCTTGGGGAAGGCTGGCAGATCATTTGGCATAACCGCCGCATTCGTTCTTTGATGATCGTGGATAGTGTGGACACCATTGGAGGAACCTCCTGGCTTGGCGTATTTATTCTGGCGTATGTTACTCAGGTGCTGCATCAGGATGCAAGCTGGTGGGGCTTTATGAATGCCTCCTTTTTCTCTGGTACGATTCTGGGCGGACTGCTCGTCGTTGGCTTGGTCAAGCGGCTGCAAAGAAACAGCTTTCTGTACATGCTCGGAGCGTTGCTCGTATATGTGCTGATTACGGTGGTGTTTGCGCTCAATACGATCCCAGTCGCTGCGCTTGTTCTTTTTGCTGTATCCGGCTTACCGGTTCAAATGGCAGGAATTATTCGCCGTACCTTGTTGCAAACGAGTGCCCCGGCCGCTCAGCTCCCTAAAGTGATGGCGGGTATTGATGTGCTTACGAATCTCGCTTTCGGCCTATCCTTGTTATTCCTGGGCTGGTATGCAGACCGTTTCGGCATGGTGCAGGTGTATTTACTGGCTGCGGCTATGACAACCATTGCCGTTCTGATCGGTTGGTTCTATCGCCGTGATTTTCAGGAAAGTGAGCAAATTGATCATCCAACCGCTACGGGCGCTGGTATTTAA
- a CDS encoding TIGR00730 family Rossman fold protein gives MKSIAVFCGSSDGASTIYREHAIALGKALAEQEISLVYGGASVGLMGAVADAILHAGGHVIGVLPHFLQSREIAHNSLSELIIVDSMHERKSKMAEIADGFIALPGGPGTMEEYFEIFTWAQLGLHEKPCGLLNINHYYDPLISLFDRMAEEQFMQEKYRAMVLTDTTPQGILRQFTNYTPPAVKTYITSKRT, from the coding sequence ATGAAAAGCATTGCTGTTTTCTGCGGTTCCAGTGATGGAGCGTCTACGATTTATCGAGAGCATGCTATTGCTCTGGGCAAGGCACTTGCCGAACAAGAGATAAGCTTGGTTTATGGAGGAGCAAGCGTTGGTTTAATGGGTGCAGTAGCTGATGCGATACTTCATGCAGGAGGTCACGTCATCGGTGTGCTCCCTCACTTTTTGCAAAGCCGTGAAATCGCGCATAATAGCCTGAGCGAACTAATCATTGTTGATTCCATGCATGAACGAAAATCTAAAATGGCAGAGATTGCGGACGGGTTTATTGCTTTACCAGGTGGCCCAGGTACGATGGAAGAATATTTCGAAATTTTTACATGGGCACAATTAGGCTTGCACGAAAAGCCATGTGGTCTTTTAAACATTAACCATTATTACGATCCTCTTATTTCCTTGTTTGATCGTATGGCTGAGGAACAATTTATGCAGGAAAAATATCGTGCGATGGTACTTACGGATACTACTCCGCAAGGAATCCTGCGGCAATTTACCAATTACACTCCTCCTGCCGTCAAAACATATATCACGAGCAAACGGACCTGA
- a CDS encoding MazG-like family protein: MDINEFQQWVKQYYQERSWSDLDIFVRIGFLAEETGEVARAIRALEIGRDRPDEIDGSFEDNKKHLTEELGDVLGNLIVIANKYDITLEDIFRTHQQKLAKRYS, translated from the coding sequence ATGGATATTAATGAATTTCAACAATGGGTAAAGCAGTATTACCAGGAGAGAAGCTGGTCGGATTTAGATATATTCGTCCGAATTGGTTTCTTGGCAGAAGAAACGGGAGAGGTTGCGAGAGCCATTCGCGCCCTGGAAATCGGCAGAGACCGTCCTGATGAGATCGATGGTTCATTCGAGGATAACAAGAAACATTTAACTGAAGAACTTGGAGACGTACTGGGTAATCTTATCGTGATCGCCAACAAGTATGACATCACCTTGGAAGACATATTTCGGACACACCAGCAAAAACTTGCAAAGAGATATTCATAA
- a CDS encoding ABC transporter ATP-binding protein, translating to MSGKETWRRLLTYVGQYKKSAFWVIVSAILSVLASLIGPYMIGQAIDHMVDKGVVDFRGIAHILAGLGMVYTVGSLFSWLLTYLTNRIAYQTVNDMRRELFDHFNILPLSFHDNHPQGDSISRFVNDMDAVSDGLLQGFSTLITGVITIIGSIVLMLYISPIMTLVVLVSAPVTYGVARFITTRSQRMFREQAQILGSLNGYVEEMIGGQRVVTAFHYENRSFEEFAARNDQLYQAGVKSQFYGSLSNPSTRLVNNMTFSVTAMIGCISIILGVISVGGLSSFLIYTNLFAKPFNEITGVLTQFQAATASAQRIFAILDSPPEQPQKSNAVQLERSKGTILFDHVKFSYTSERTLITNFSLEVKPGTRVAIVGQTGAGKTTLVNLLMRFYDVDSGSISIDGVNINDMSRDSLRTNFGMVLQDTWLFSGTIRDNIAYGKPEATEEEIIAAATAANAHSFIKRLPHGYDTVISGSGDSLSQGQKQLLTIARVILVDPPMLILDEATSSIDTLTEARIQKAFMKMIAGRTSFVIAHRLSTIREADLILYMKNGDVVESGTHEGLLASGGHYASLYNSQFTTA from the coding sequence ATGAGCGGTAAAGAAACCTGGAGAAGATTGTTAACCTATGTGGGTCAATATAAAAAATCAGCATTTTGGGTCATTGTCAGCGCAATTCTCAGCGTGCTTGCCAGTCTGATCGGTCCCTATATGATCGGTCAGGCCATCGACCATATGGTAGATAAGGGAGTGGTGGATTTTAGAGGAATTGCGCACATTCTTGCCGGATTAGGCATGGTGTATACCGTAGGCAGCTTGTTTAGCTGGCTGCTCACCTATTTAACGAACCGTATTGCTTATCAGACGGTCAATGATATGCGGCGGGAGTTATTTGATCATTTTAATATCCTGCCGTTAAGCTTCCACGACAATCACCCGCAAGGTGACAGCATCAGCCGTTTTGTGAACGATATGGACGCTGTGTCAGATGGATTGCTGCAAGGCTTCTCTACTTTGATTACCGGGGTTATTACGATTATAGGCTCGATTGTGCTCATGCTGTATATCAGTCCGATCATGACGCTGGTCGTGCTGGTGTCAGCCCCGGTTACGTATGGCGTGGCACGGTTTATTACCACACGATCCCAACGCATGTTCCGCGAACAGGCCCAAATTTTAGGGAGTCTGAATGGTTATGTGGAGGAAATGATTGGCGGACAGCGGGTGGTTACAGCCTTTCATTATGAAAACCGTTCGTTTGAGGAGTTCGCCGCCAGAAATGACCAATTGTATCAAGCCGGGGTGAAATCACAGTTTTATGGATCATTGTCCAATCCCTCCACCCGGCTGGTGAACAACATGACCTTCTCGGTCACGGCGATGATCGGTTGTATATCCATCATTTTGGGTGTGATTTCGGTAGGGGGATTATCAAGTTTTCTGATCTATACGAATCTGTTTGCCAAGCCTTTTAATGAAATTACGGGTGTGCTGACCCAATTCCAAGCGGCTACGGCTTCTGCCCAGCGCATATTCGCTATTTTGGACTCACCCCCTGAGCAGCCGCAAAAATCGAACGCCGTACAATTGGAACGCAGCAAAGGCACAATTCTTTTTGATCATGTCAAATTCTCCTATACCTCGGAGCGTACGCTCATTACGAACTTTAGTCTGGAGGTTAAGCCGGGTACCCGTGTTGCGATTGTCGGGCAGACCGGAGCTGGTAAAACAACGCTCGTTAACCTGCTCATGCGCTTTTATGATGTGGACAGCGGTTCGATATCCATCGACGGGGTGAATATCAACGATATGAGCCGGGACAGCCTGCGGACTAATTTTGGCATGGTGCTTCAGGATACATGGCTGTTCAGCGGTACGATTCGGGACAATATCGCTTACGGAAAGCCGGAAGCGACCGAAGAAGAAATTATCGCGGCTGCGACGGCTGCCAATGCACATAGCTTCATCAAGCGGCTGCCACATGGCTACGATACGGTCATCAGCGGTTCAGGCGACAGCCTGTCGCAAGGTCAAAAGCAGTTGCTCACCATCGCTCGGGTAATCCTCGTCGATCCACCTATGCTCATTCTGGATGAAGCGACCAGCAGTATAGACACCCTGACAGAAGCGCGTATTCAGAAGGCGTTTATGAAAATGATTGCTGGACGCACCAGCTTTGTGATCGCCCACAGACTATCGACCATCCGCGAAGCGGATCTGATTTTATATATGAAAAACGGTGATGTCGTCGAAAGCGGAACCCATGAGGGCCTGCTTGCAAGCGGGGGGCATTATGCCTCGCTCTATAACAGCCAGTTCACTACGGCCTAG
- a CDS encoding ABC transporter ATP-binding protein — protein MLKFAVFLKPYKKESILGPLFKLIEAILELLLPTMVALMINHGVGKGDTHYVWQMGLLMLLMTVLGFGSSMVCQFYAARASQGFGTTLRNTMFKHISSFSYADLDKFGTPSLINRITNDVNQLQTAVAMLIRLVIRAPFICIGAIIMSMILDFRLALVLLAATPILALILYLVITKASPLYRQYQKKLDNIALVLSENLTGVRVIRAFAKRGTERVKFNTASDDLTQTAIRVGRISALLSPATLLVVNGAIIAILWVGGIHIQYGSLTQGEIIAFINYITQILLALIVVTNLIILFTKAATSAARIQEVLDTQASISDVTTATGRAGSDEQGTVPAIAFDHVSFGYNQTGQLALSDVTVDIFPGETVGIIGATGSGKSTFGNLIPRFYDAVKGHVQVDGIDVRQYKLEQLRQKIGIVPQKALLFTGTIADNIRWGHEHATDEEVARAAAIAQADEFISNLPEKYDAPIARGGLNLSGGQKQRLTIARAIAGNPQILILDDSSSALDFATDAALRKSLRENSSSMTVLLVSQRVSSVQHADKIIVFDEGRIVGVGTHEQLMSSSDVYQEINHSQLSTQEVDQ, from the coding sequence TTGCTGAAATTTGCTGTTTTTTTGAAGCCTTATAAGAAGGAAAGTATTCTTGGACCTCTGTTTAAACTGATTGAGGCGATTTTGGAATTATTGCTGCCCACCATGGTAGCCCTAATGATCAATCATGGTGTTGGCAAAGGAGATACCCATTATGTTTGGCAGATGGGTCTTTTGATGTTGCTTATGACCGTGCTGGGCTTTGGCAGTTCAATGGTGTGCCAGTTCTACGCAGCCCGGGCCTCTCAAGGATTCGGAACGACGCTGCGCAATACGATGTTTAAGCACATTTCATCGTTCTCTTATGCCGATCTGGATAAGTTTGGTACACCCTCACTCATCAATCGGATCACGAACGATGTGAATCAGCTCCAGACGGCTGTGGCGATGCTGATTCGTCTGGTCATTCGCGCTCCTTTTATTTGCATTGGGGCTATTATCATGTCGATGATCCTGGACTTTCGCCTCGCTTTGGTACTGTTAGCGGCTACGCCAATTCTGGCTTTGATCCTGTATCTGGTGATCACGAAGGCTTCGCCCCTGTACCGCCAGTATCAGAAAAAGCTGGACAACATCGCTCTTGTGCTAAGCGAAAATCTTACAGGGGTAAGAGTCATACGAGCCTTTGCCAAAAGAGGAACCGAACGGGTCAAGTTCAATACAGCCTCGGATGACCTGACCCAAACCGCCATCCGTGTTGGGCGCATTTCCGCTTTGCTCAGCCCCGCCACACTGCTGGTGGTCAACGGAGCCATTATTGCGATTCTGTGGGTCGGCGGCATTCATATTCAATATGGATCTCTTACTCAAGGGGAGATTATTGCTTTTATTAATTATATCACGCAGATCTTGCTGGCTCTGATCGTGGTGACCAATCTAATTATTCTGTTCACCAAGGCTGCAACCTCGGCTGCACGGATTCAGGAGGTTCTGGATACACAAGCTTCGATCTCCGATGTGACTACGGCTACAGGCCGGGCTGGTTCAGATGAGCAGGGCACCGTACCGGCCATCGCTTTTGATCACGTCTCCTTCGGATACAACCAAACGGGACAATTGGCGCTGAGCGATGTTACCGTAGACATCTTCCCCGGTGAAACGGTCGGTATCATCGGAGCGACGGGTTCGGGGAAATCTACATTTGGGAATCTCATTCCCCGGTTCTATGATGCGGTGAAGGGGCATGTTCAGGTCGATGGCATCGATGTTCGCCAATATAAGCTTGAGCAATTGCGGCAGAAAATCGGGATTGTTCCACAGAAGGCGCTGCTGTTTACCGGCACCATAGCGGATAATATTCGTTGGGGTCATGAACACGCCACCGATGAGGAAGTCGCCCGAGCCGCAGCCATCGCGCAAGCGGATGAGTTCATTTCCAATCTGCCCGAAAAATACGATGCTCCGATTGCCCGGGGGGGCCTTAATCTGTCGGGAGGTCAAAAGCAACGTCTAACCATTGCCAGAGCTATTGCAGGGAATCCGCAAATCCTCATTTTGGATGATTCATCAAGTGCACTCGATTTTGCAACCGATGCCGCCTTGCGTAAATCGTTACGGGAAAATAGCAGCAGCATGACCGTCCTGCTTGTCTCGCAACGGGTCAGCAGCGTACAGCATGCTGATAAAATTATTGTGTTTGATGAAGGGCGGATTGTCGGTGTCGGCACACACGAACAGTTGATGAGCAGCTCAGATGTATATCAGGAAATTAACCATTCCCAGCTCTCAACGCAGGAGGTAGACCAATGA
- a CDS encoding LysR family transcriptional regulator translates to MELRHLKYFLAIAEAGQITAAAKKLQIAQPPLSQQLMQLEEELGVKLMHRGSRSIHLTEAGIILQNRAKQILELTDATTREINDFAMGMKGTLTIGTVSSSGAALMKDRLSEFHKTYAGVKFEIHEGNTFMILDLLNKGIVEVGIVRTPFNTTDLGCRYAASEPMVAVMTEEHDWNPDQKTIPLSDLKNRPLIIYRRFEQLIHDACMKHGFEPNFFCKNDDARTTLHWANEGLGIGMISRSALSLGSNNQLIVKEIMCEELHTRVAAVWLKDKYMSSLASRFIESFSQAPDGVTPQ, encoded by the coding sequence ATGGAATTGAGACATCTCAAGTATTTTTTGGCGATTGCAGAGGCGGGACAAATCACAGCGGCAGCTAAAAAGCTGCAAATCGCACAACCTCCCCTCAGTCAGCAGCTCATGCAGCTGGAGGAGGAGCTTGGTGTAAAGCTCATGCATCGAGGCTCGCGAAGCATTCATCTGACAGAGGCCGGAATCATTTTGCAGAACAGGGCCAAGCAGATTTTGGAGCTGACGGATGCCACGACGAGGGAAATAAACGATTTTGCTATGGGTATGAAGGGAACGCTCACGATTGGAACCGTCTCTTCTTCCGGCGCAGCTCTGATGAAAGACAGGCTTTCCGAATTTCACAAAACCTATGCGGGCGTAAAATTTGAAATTCATGAGGGAAACACGTTCATGATCCTCGATCTGTTGAACAAGGGGATTGTAGAGGTCGGTATCGTCAGAACGCCGTTCAACACCACCGATCTGGGGTGCAGATATGCAGCCTCCGAGCCGATGGTCGCGGTGATGACAGAAGAGCATGACTGGAACCCTGACCAGAAGACGATTCCACTGTCTGACTTGAAAAACAGACCGCTAATCATATACCGCCGCTTTGAGCAATTGATCCACGATGCCTGCATGAAGCATGGCTTTGAGCCGAATTTCTTTTGCAAAAACGATGATGCCCGCACTACGCTTCACTGGGCTAATGAAGGACTGGGTATCGGTATGATTTCGCGGTCCGCGCTGTCTCTAGGCAGCAATAACCAGTTAATTGTGAAGGAAATTATGTGTGAAGAATTGCATACTCGTGTGGCGGCTGTCTGGCTCAAGGATAAGTACATGTCTTCTCTGGCTTCCCGATTTATCGAAAGCTTTAGCCAAGCACCCGATGGAGTCACTCCACAGTAG
- a CDS encoding DUF1934 domain-containing protein: MEFEHMPHNAKVQIRLHSHHDGEDVVQELPGEAIMRGKHLYIRYDEPQEGPEGGTTRNTVKIGPDELKLIRHGEVQSEQSFALGRRLPGFYRSPYLSLNMSAHTQKLDIRMDGFTGHVSWTYDLYVFEDFSGHFAISLHIQEEQQS; this comes from the coding sequence ATGGAGTTTGAACACATGCCACACAATGCAAAGGTCCAAATCCGTCTTCATAGTCATCACGACGGAGAAGATGTGGTGCAGGAGCTTCCCGGAGAAGCCATCATGCGTGGGAAGCATCTATATATAAGGTACGATGAGCCCCAAGAGGGACCTGAGGGCGGAACGACACGGAACACGGTCAAAATCGGACCGGATGAGTTGAAGCTGATCCGTCACGGCGAAGTGCAATCAGAGCAGTCGTTTGCTCTGGGACGAAGATTGCCTGGATTTTACCGATCGCCTTATTTAAGCCTGAACATGTCTGCGCATACGCAGAAGCTCGATATTCGAATGGACGGGTTTACCGGACATGTGAGCTGGACTTATGATCTGTACGTATTTGAGGATTTCTCGGGGCATTTTGCCATCAGTTTGCATATACAGGAGGAGCAACAATCATGA
- the argS gene encoding arginine--tRNA ligase gives MTSNPLELINLKVTSAIEVAVLAAGIVSREELPTITLEVPKDKSHGDLATNAAMQLTRIAKKNPRQIAEDLIANMDLAAASIESAEIAGPGFINFRLNKSYLYDVIKQVQEQGADYGRVQEGAGKKVQIEFVSANPTGSLHLGHARGAAVGDALCNVLDFAGYKVTREYYINDAGNQIYNMSRSIEARYLQELGQPAEMPEDGYHGEDIIGFAKELVAEKGDSLLSLTPGDRAAYFRDYGLEKELNKIKRDLELFRVPFDSWFSETSLYENGEVLKALNELRDREEIYEKDGATWLNTTKYGDDKDRVLIKNDGTYTYLTPDIAYHRDKYARGYDTIINIWGADHHGYIPRMKAAMEALGNDPDKLKVLIAQMVSLFQNGEKVKMSKRTGKAVTMEDLMEEVGVDAIRYFFTMRSMDSHLDFDMDLAISTSNENPVFYVQYAHARACSVYRQAEEQGIAVLPLAEVDLSKLTAEHEYDLLRKIGELPEEVSVAAASFAPHRMIRYVYELASLFHSYYKAERVITEDAAQTQARLALFGAVRTTIANVLKLVGVSAPERM, from the coding sequence ATGACAAGCAATCCACTGGAACTCATTAATCTAAAGGTGACCTCAGCTATCGAGGTAGCGGTACTGGCTGCCGGAATCGTGAGCCGCGAAGAGCTGCCGACGATTACGCTGGAGGTGCCGAAGGACAAGTCGCACGGTGATTTGGCTACAAACGCTGCGATGCAGCTCACCCGCATTGCGAAGAAAAACCCGCGTCAAATTGCAGAAGATTTGATCGCAAATATGGACTTGGCTGCCGCTTCAATTGAAAGCGCGGAAATTGCCGGACCGGGCTTTATTAACTTCCGCCTGAACAAGAGCTATCTGTATGATGTCATTAAACAGGTGCAGGAGCAGGGAGCAGATTACGGACGTGTGCAGGAAGGTGCAGGCAAAAAGGTACAAATCGAGTTCGTCAGTGCGAACCCGACAGGTAGCCTGCACTTGGGCCATGCGCGCGGTGCGGCAGTAGGGGATGCCCTCTGCAATGTGCTTGATTTTGCTGGATACAAAGTAACTCGTGAATACTACATTAATGATGCGGGTAACCAGATTTACAACATGAGCCGCTCAATTGAGGCGCGTTATTTGCAAGAGCTGGGACAGCCTGCGGAGATGCCGGAGGACGGGTATCACGGTGAGGACATCATCGGCTTTGCCAAGGAACTGGTGGCCGAGAAGGGCGATTCCCTGCTGTCTTTGACACCAGGCGACCGCGCAGCTTATTTCCGTGACTATGGTCTGGAAAAGGAACTGAACAAGATCAAGCGCGATCTGGAACTGTTCCGTGTACCTTTTGACTCCTGGTTCAGCGAAACATCGCTGTATGAGAACGGTGAAGTGCTTAAAGCGCTGAACGAGCTGCGTGACCGTGAGGAGATTTACGAGAAGGACGGAGCCACATGGCTGAACACAACCAAGTACGGCGACGATAAAGACCGTGTCTTAATCAAAAATGACGGTACATACACGTACCTGACCCCGGATATCGCTTACCATCGCGACAAATATGCCCGTGGGTATGACACAATCATCAACATTTGGGGAGCGGATCACCACGGCTACATTCCACGGATGAAAGCAGCTATGGAAGCACTGGGCAACGACCCGGATAAGCTCAAAGTGCTGATTGCCCAAATGGTCAGCCTGTTCCAAAACGGGGAAAAGGTAAAAATGTCCAAGCGTACCGGCAAGGCCGTGACGATGGAAGACCTGATGGAAGAAGTGGGCGTAGACGCGATCCGTTACTTCTTCACGATGCGCAGCATGGATTCACATTTGGATTTTGACATGGATTTGGCGATTTCCACTTCCAATGAAAATCCGGTATTCTACGTGCAATATGCCCACGCGCGGGCGTGCAGCGTATACCGTCAAGCCGAGGAGCAAGGAATTGCCGTACTGCCGTTGGCAGAGGTTGATCTGTCCAAACTGACGGCTGAGCATGAGTACGACCTGTTGCGCAAAATCGGCGAGCTGCCGGAGGAAGTATCGGTAGCGGCTGCGAGCTTTGCGCCACACCGTATGATTCGCTACGTCTACGAGCTGGCATCGTTGTTCCACAGCTACTATAAAGCAGAGCGCGTTATCACTGAGGATGCCGCTCAAACGCAGGCCCGCTTGGCGCTGTTTGGCGCGGTCCGCACCACCATTGCCAATGTGCTGAAGCTGGTAGGCGTGTCTGCACCGGAACGCATGTAA
- a CDS encoding LysR family transcriptional regulator — protein MNLSLLKLHIVELLDKHHKITTVAELLGLKQPTITFHMRNLEQDLGVKLFDTRMGKIILTDAGHALLHYAGKINALAAEAERVVCEFDTLQRGSIRIGASYVPATYVLPAVLHRFAREHPGIHIALSVKTAPVIKDMLARHEIDLGVISTEPFQVPTLVSESLGEDELVLICAPDHPLASETDLIPERIASSSFVLHGKDSSTRQMTDKWLEHGGRRLPSYLELDSLEAIKQAVMLGEHVSFVSRIAVQSEVERGMLVIRPIPGQLGERYIYMVSNKDRHRSALIRQFAEYLLGNQE, from the coding sequence GTGAATTTAAGTCTTTTGAAGCTGCATATTGTTGAGTTGCTGGACAAGCACCATAAAATTACCACAGTAGCCGAGCTTCTCGGCCTGAAACAACCGACCATTACCTTTCATATGAGAAATCTGGAGCAGGATTTGGGGGTGAAGCTGTTCGACACGCGTATGGGCAAAATCATCCTGACGGATGCCGGGCACGCGCTGCTCCACTATGCCGGCAAGATTAATGCGCTCGCCGCCGAGGCGGAGCGGGTTGTATGCGAGTTCGACACACTCCAGCGGGGGAGCATTCGAATCGGCGCAAGCTATGTACCAGCTACCTACGTGCTTCCTGCGGTGCTGCACCGTTTTGCCCGTGAACATCCGGGAATTCATATTGCCTTGTCCGTGAAAACTGCTCCGGTGATCAAGGACATGCTTGCCCGTCACGAAATCGACCTTGGCGTTATTTCAACAGAGCCGTTTCAAGTGCCCACGCTGGTATCGGAATCCTTGGGCGAGGATGAGCTGGTACTGATCTGCGCACCTGATCACCCGCTCGCAAGCGAAACCGATTTAATACCTGAGCGAATCGCTTCTTCCTCTTTCGTGCTGCACGGCAAGGATTCTAGCACACGCCAAATGACCGACAAATGGCTGGAGCATGGCGGACGCCGCCTCCCCTCCTATTTGGAGCTGGATTCGCTGGAGGCGATCAAACAGGCGGTCATGCTGGGAGAGCACGTCTCTTTCGTCTCCCGCATAGCTGTGCAGTCCGAGGTTGAACGCGGGATGCTGGTCATACGGCCCATTCCGGGTCAACTTGGGGAGCGGTACATTTATATGGTTAGCAATAAGGACCGCCACCGCTCGGCCCTAATCCGCCAATTTGCTGAATATTTGTTAGGGAACCAAGAATAA